In a single window of the Leptidea sinapis chromosome 47, ilLepSina1.1, whole genome shotgun sequence genome:
- the LOC126978063 gene encoding alpha-(1,3)-fucosyltransferase C-like yields MDFVREVAQALYQRYIFTASESAANYPVCSPYFEDYYNSTWTYKLDSTIRWIEDCLDLLRKDYFFYLAFENSLAEDYVTEKILYPLMHYTVPIVYGGADYSRFLPPGSYIDAGKLSADEVASLILKAINYRHEYEDYFRWHNHYEYKEFPAEADVCSLCKLLNTHEDNTSIVNNFRKWWNPDYEIICVNEGMRI; encoded by the exons atggactTTGTAAGAGAAGTTGCACA AGCACTTTATCAGCGTTACATTTTCACTGCATCAGAATCTGCAGCTAACTATCCCGTTTGCTCACCATATTTTGAGGACTACTATAACTCTACGTGGACTTACAAACTGGATTCAACGATACGATG GATTGAAGATTGTCTTGATCTCTTGAGAAAGGACTATTTCTTTTATCTGGCTTTCGAGAATTCTCTTGCAGAAGATTACGTGACCGAGAAGATATTGTATCCGTTAATGCATTATACCGTGCCAATAGTTTATGGTGGAGCAGATTATTCAAG ATTTCTTCCACCTGGGTCTTATATCGATGCTGGAAAATTGAGTGCAGATGAAGTAGCGTCTCTAATATTGAAAGCAATCAACTATCGACATGAATACGAAGATTATTTTAG ATGGCATAATCATTATGAATACAAAGAGTTTCCAGCTGAAGCCGATGTGTGTTCCCTCTGCAAGCTGCTCAATACACACGAAGATAACACATCTATTGTTAACAATTTCAGAAAGTGGTGGAATCCTGACTAtgaaattatttgtgtaaacgAAGGAATGAGAATTTAG